A stretch of Bradyrhizobium sp. AZCC 2262 DNA encodes these proteins:
- a CDS encoding ATP-binding protein translates to MLVGVPGWDDPLKALEFGAVLGSLEEASAYRFDFAKVTFVTPGWMLVVGDALRNFRAARPNAKRQAINYRHLGYPAHVGFFQYFGVDYGQAPAEALGSNTYVPITEVNVLELRKDAAERYVQLGELIEEAAQQLARVLTQTNDGEVVETLTYSIREIVRNVVEHSGAETYTIAAQYWPARNCAELAVSDIGCGILESLRENPKLQIEVDSDALKLSLLPGISSKAWRNRKTADVWANSGYGLFMTQRLCSLGGEFTLLSGTAGMRIADGETVTVQCNARGTTVVLRIDAGAVASLPKRLSEFRDEGARLAKLVGGANKFGPSLASQVLKPAAKADPLS, encoded by the coding sequence GTGCTAGTTGGCGTGCCGGGGTGGGATGATCCTCTAAAGGCTCTTGAGTTCGGCGCTGTGCTCGGTTCGCTTGAGGAAGCGAGCGCCTACAGATTCGATTTCGCGAAAGTCACATTCGTGACGCCGGGATGGATGCTGGTGGTCGGAGACGCTCTGCGAAACTTCAGGGCAGCCCGCCCAAATGCGAAGCGGCAGGCGATTAATTACCGACATTTAGGGTATCCTGCACATGTCGGCTTTTTCCAATACTTTGGGGTGGATTACGGCCAAGCTCCAGCAGAGGCCTTAGGAAGCAATACGTATGTGCCGATTACTGAGGTAAATGTCCTCGAGTTGCGCAAAGATGCCGCCGAAAGGTACGTGCAGCTTGGGGAGCTGATTGAGGAAGCTGCACAACAGCTCGCTCGTGTCCTGACACAAACGAACGATGGGGAAGTGGTCGAGACCTTGACCTATTCAATCCGTGAGATTGTTCGGAATGTTGTCGAGCATAGTGGTGCTGAAACATACACGATAGCGGCTCAATATTGGCCCGCTAGGAATTGTGCAGAGCTGGCGGTTTCAGATATTGGCTGCGGAATATTGGAGTCGTTGCGAGAAAATCCGAAGCTCCAAATCGAAGTTGATTCGGATGCACTCAAGCTGTCGCTGCTTCCTGGTATCTCCTCTAAAGCTTGGCGCAATCGTAAAACGGCCGACGTCTGGGCTAATAGTGGATACGGTCTGTTTATGACCCAAAGACTTTGCTCCCTCGGGGGCGAGTTTACGCTGCTTAGCGGGACGGCCGGAATGAGGATTGCTGATGGCGAAACGGTCACAGTGCAATGCAATGCCCGCGGAACTACAGTGGTCTTGAGAATCGATGCGGGCGCAGTCGCAAGCCTTCCAAAGCGGCTCTCGGAATTCCGAGACGAGGGCGCGCGGCTTGCTAAGCTCGTCGGAGGCGCCAACAAGTTTGGTCCCTCGCTTGCTTCGCAGGTCTTAAAGCCGGCAGCAAAAGCGGATCCCCTTTCATGA
- a CDS encoding DUF2924 domain-containing protein, which produces MKETVLSQLTALKGASAEALKLRWRELFDTEPPAFNRRFLEARLSFRIQELAYGGLSRETRERLRAMAKQYATRDAAERKARPTQRPVAGTRLIREWQGVEHCVTVRKDDFEYLGRPYKSLSSVAREITGTKWNGWVFFGLKSQSGRV; this is translated from the coding sequence GTGAAAGAGACCGTTTTGTCACAGTTGACCGCCCTTAAAGGCGCCTCGGCGGAGGCGCTAAAGTTGCGCTGGCGCGAGCTTTTCGATACTGAGCCGCCAGCTTTTAATCGGCGTTTTCTGGAAGCCCGGTTGTCTTTCCGAATCCAGGAACTGGCCTACGGCGGCCTGAGCCGCGAAACACGCGAGCGGCTGCGGGCGATGGCGAAGCAGTACGCAACCAGGGATGCCGCCGAACGCAAAGCGCGCCCCACCCAGCGCCCGGTCGCCGGCACGCGGCTGATCCGGGAATGGCAGGGGGTCGAGCACTGCGTAACCGTGCGCAAGGACGACTTCGAATATTTGGGTCGCCCCTACAAGTCGCTTTCGTCAGTGGCCCGCGAGATCACCGGCACCAAATGGAACGGCTGGGTGTTTTTCGGGCTTAAGAGCCAGTCGGGACGGGTATGA
- a CDS encoding recombinase family protein, translating to MSIAHQRTSRRRGSESRGEAFGSVSALNEPPTRKLRCAVYTRKSSEEGLDMDFNSLDAQREASESYVASQKAEGWVHVPDRYDDGGCSGGTLERPALQRLLADVKAGKVDVIVVYKIDRLSRSMLDFMNLLELFEQYGVTFVSVTQSFNTKDAMGRMTVSILMVFAQFEREVIGERIRDKVAASRKKGKWMGGWTPLGYEVRDRKLIVHEADAARVRTIFKRFVQLKSATLLAREMVAAGERNRYGHLLDKGVLYKLLNNRVYIGDAVHKGTAYPGEHEPIIDRPLWDQVHALLKESPRKRAGNTRAQTPAILKGLLFGPDGAAMSPTHTRKAGRLYRYYVSQTAMKQGKTDCPVRQVPAAEIERVVLDQVRMLIQTPEVIIQTWRAARKQFPQMHESEVRSALVEFHELWNDLFPAEQSRIVELLVQRVDLQPDAIDIALKIEGMTSLCSELRTSANVPQAAE from the coding sequence ATGAGTATCGCCCACCAGCGCACCAGCCGCAGGCGAGGTTCGGAGAGCCGTGGCGAGGCTTTTGGCAGTGTTTCCGCCCTTAACGAACCGCCAACCCGCAAACTGCGCTGCGCGGTTTATACCCGCAAGTCGAGCGAGGAAGGCCTCGACATGGATTTCAACTCGCTGGACGCCCAGAGGGAAGCCAGCGAGTCCTACGTCGCCTCCCAGAAGGCCGAGGGCTGGGTACATGTCCCCGACCGCTACGATGACGGCGGCTGCTCCGGCGGCACCCTAGAGCGCCCTGCCCTGCAGCGGCTCCTGGCGGACGTTAAGGCGGGTAAGGTCGACGTCATCGTCGTCTACAAGATCGACCGTCTGTCCCGATCCATGCTCGATTTCATGAACCTGCTTGAGTTGTTCGAGCAATATGGCGTCACCTTTGTATCGGTGACGCAGTCCTTCAACACCAAGGACGCCATGGGACGCATGACGGTGAGCATCCTCATGGTGTTCGCCCAGTTCGAACGCGAGGTTATCGGCGAACGCATTCGGGACAAGGTGGCCGCCTCCCGCAAGAAGGGCAAATGGATGGGCGGCTGGACACCGTTGGGTTATGAGGTCCGAGACCGTAAGCTCATTGTCCACGAAGCCGATGCCGCCCGGGTCAGAACTATATTCAAACGCTTCGTCCAGCTTAAGTCAGCAACCCTATTAGCGCGCGAAATGGTCGCTGCCGGCGAGCGCAACCGGTACGGCCATCTGCTTGACAAGGGGGTGCTGTACAAGCTCCTCAATAACCGAGTCTACATTGGCGACGCAGTGCACAAGGGTACGGCCTATCCCGGCGAGCATGAGCCGATCATCGATCGCCCGCTCTGGGACCAAGTTCATGCCCTCCTGAAAGAAAGTCCGCGAAAGCGAGCGGGCAACACCCGGGCGCAGACCCCGGCAATCCTGAAGGGCCTTCTATTCGGTCCCGATGGCGCTGCCATGTCGCCAACCCACACGCGTAAGGCCGGACGGCTCTACAGGTACTATGTGAGCCAGACCGCGATGAAGCAGGGTAAAACTGACTGCCCAGTTCGCCAAGTCCCGGCGGCAGAGATCGAGCGTGTCGTCCTCGATCAAGTTCGAATGCTGATCCAGACACCGGAGGTCATTATTCAGACCTGGCGCGCTGCACGAAAACAATTTCCTCAGATGCATGAGAGCGAGGTTCGGTCGGCCCTCGTCGAATTCCACGAACTCTGGAATGACCTCTTCCCCGCCGAGCAATCCCGCATTGTTGAGCTTCTTGTTCAAAGGGTTGATCTGCAGCCTGACGCAATCGACATCGCGCTCAAGATTGAGGGAATGACCTCGCTCTGCTCCGAGCTTCGAACTTCCGCCAACGTCCCGCAGGCTGCCGAATGA